The DNA sequence ACGAAAAAAGCGTCCCGGGGGCATGAGCCTTTGGGACGCTTTTTTTGTCGGTTGGTTTAAATTTTTAGCTGATGTGATCCCAATTGACCATGGTATCCCATTGCACCTTGCCTTCAGTCTTTTTCTGTTTTCGGAGCAGGACATACACGGCCCCGGCCCCACCATCCTTGGGTTGGGCCGTACAGAAGGCCAGGACCACGCGTCTGAGCGGCTCTTTGGTCAGCCATGCCTCGATGCCAGTCCGCAGAATGGATTGACCACCAGGCGAATTCTTGCCCCTGCCTGTGACCACCAGAACGCATCGATGTCCTTGCAGGTAGCTTTCCCTGATAAAGAAGAGCAGGCTGTCTTGAGCCTGATCCGAAGTCATGCCGTGGAGGTCAAGATGTGAGGATACACTGAGTGCCCCAGCCTTGAGTCGCTGGAAGATTTTGATATCCAGCCCTCGAACATATCCGTACATAAATTTTTCGGTGTATTCGAGTTCGAATTCGATATCACCCGGCGTGAATTGTTGCAGCTTTTTTTGGGCTTCATCTTCTAGTGAAACCGTTTGAAATGATGTGGGTTCCGATTGGAGAGTGACCTGTCTGCCACTTGCTTCGTTCATTTTTTTTACCCCACGCATGGCGGCCA is a window from the Pseudodesulfovibrio sp. JC047 genome containing:
- a CDS encoding Smr/MutS family protein; translated protein: MGKKRINNLGDLKQIKFEKEKDDVYSLPYHKNEPQKENVNPQNEPPDEEVFMAAMRGVKKMNEASGRQVTLQSEPTSFQTVSLEDEAQKKLQQFTPGDIEFELEYTEKFMYGYVRGLDIKIFQRLKAGALSVSSHLDLHGMTSDQAQDSLLFFIRESYLQGHRCVLVVTGRGKNSPGGQSILRTGIEAWLTKEPLRRVVLAFCTAQPKDGGAGAVYVLLRKQKKTEGKVQWDTMVNWDHIS